The genome window CACCCCCGGGATTGTTTGGCATGTGTTAATTTGTATGGTCCTGCAATATCATATCGATATGCGGAATCCCATCTTCCAGATATGTTTCCGTTATCGCCTTGAATCCAAATGACCCGTAGAACTCCCGTAAATATTCCTGTGCCTGGATTTTCACCTTTTGTTCCCCCCACTCATCATGAATGAAAGCCAATCCTCTTTTCACCAGCTCGCTTGCGAACCCTCTCCCACGGTATTTTTCCTTCACGAGGACTCTCCCGATGGACGGTTCTTTGTATGATACACCTGCCGGCAAAAGTCTGGCATAGGCAGCCACCTCACCGTTTTCTTCCTTATATAGATGATGGGCGTGCAGATCTTTCCCATCGACCTCCAGGTAGGGACATTCCTGTTCGACCACAAAGACCTCGGTCCTTACTTGTAAAATTTCGTATAGCTCGTGGGTTGATAGTTCTGTAAAGCTCTTCACCTTCCAGCTCATCATATGGGACACCTCTACTGTATTGTTTTTATCATATGAGCGAGCCACCTAGACAGGCAGCCCGGCCCTTTTTTTATAATTGTACCATGGAATCAAATGGACCGTTCTAGGGCTTCCTTTTTGATTGAGAGTTAACCAGGGATATCATAGCTACGTTAAAAGTAGGCAACCAACGTTCTGAACCAAACTTTCATTATCTGAACACAAGAATCATTGATATTGATAAATGGGTGTTCACCCTTGAGAATCGAGCTAAAGGTAATCGTCATTCCTCTATACAAAGTTATCACGATTACCTTATACCTACTCTTCGTTCCCTCCCACCATGATTCAAACTATAAAAAACCCTAAATAACAAAGCCAGCCCCCTGCTGCAACACCACAGGGAGACTGGCTCATTTTATTGGAATTGGGACATAGGGACAGGTTCCTCGTCCCGCCACACACTCCCCATTATCAACACTAAAACATCCACCGCTCACTGGGACACTAAACCTGTCCCTTCGTCCCCCCGTCCCACACTAAACCTTTATTTTGCGCCCCTTCCATTTCACTGAATGAAAAACATTCACCCGAACAAAAGAGTAGAGGAAAATCCCTGCGAAGAATAAAAAGAACAACGGGTAAAAGGGGAAATACACCCATTTGAAATTGCCGACCCTGCGCGCAAACCATGCCGTTTGAACTGCATAAAGGATATACAATGCCCCATTAATGATCATAGCGGCGGCACTTGCGTCAATAATCGAAGAAATCAATGCACTTGCGGTTGTTAAGCTGCCGGTAATCCAGAGAATGACCATCAGCATGACGATTGGATGAGTGGACTTGGAACCAATGGCAAAACTTTTGCACCAGCCTTCGATAAGGCTTCCCAGGCCTTCCGGATACATGCGAAACGAAATGGTCCCTCTGCCGCCAAGGCAGCGAACGGGAAGGTTTTGATCAAGAAATGCCTGTCCCAGCGCCAGATCGTCCATGATGGCACCCTCGATTTTTTGGTGCCCACCGGATAAAAAGTAGTCGTCTCGATTACATAGAAGACACGGACCGAACGAGCCGGCGGCTTTGAACCGTGATCCCCAGGCGGTAAATAGATTCATCCCCACCACGACGATGATATTAAATACAATAGAGAGATGTTCATACAAATGCTTCACTGTGTGATAAGGCTGCAATGCCAGAATCCCCCTGGCTCCTTTCCTCTGGTAGAAATGCAAGAGATTACGCAGTCCATCCACACTGGTGAATTTCGTATCGGCATCCAGGAATAGCAGCCAGTCCCCTTTTGCCTCCTTCGCACCGAGCCAGCAGGCAGACGATTTTCCTGATCCTATCCCTTTATTCTGCAGGACCCTCGCCCCGTAGCTTTCTGCGAGCGCCACGGTATTATCAGTTGAATCATCATCCACTACCAGAATTTCAAATGACTTGTACCGCTGTTCCTGCAATGACTGCAATAGTGGGGTGATCCTGCCTTCTTCATTCCTGGCAGGGATAATGATGGACAGAAATGGCAAGCGGTCCGTATTTCTGGAGGTGAAACCTGGGACCGGCAAGGACCAGAACAAGAGGATGGCAATCGCAAACCCCAGTAAACCCAGGATGAGATTTATCACTTCTGAAGCTGTCATTTTACCTGCCTCCTTCCTCTACGGGTGAATTCAGAAATGTGACAATCCCCGTCCACCCTTTATGTCAGCTGAATAATCGTACACATTGCCTGTATCATCCTGGATCAGCTCCTGTGCGGTGATCCTAGCTGATAACAGCACGATCGGGACACCGGCACCGGGATGTGTACTGCTTCCGGTGAAATACAAATTCTCACAATGGCTTGACTTGCTTTGCGGACGTTTGTGGTTGCTTTGATCCAGCGTTGGCTGCAAGCCGAATGTGGCCCCGCGATAGGCGTTGAATTTCGACTCGAAATCCAGTGGTGTGGTATACGTTTCGGTGACAATTTCATCTTCAATATTTTCAAAGCCGCGGATCTTCTTTAATTCATTTAAAATGTAGCTTCGATAATAGGAAACGGTATCCTCGTTCCATTCATAGTCGGCTGCTGCAACATTCGAAACAGGCATCAGAATGTACAGACCGTCCTTCCCTTCTGGCGCAAGGGATGGATCCGCTTTTGAAGCGATGTACACATAAAAGGAGGCATTCGTCAATTTTTTCCCGTCAAAAATATCCTCCAAGTTCTGATTGAGCTTTTCGTTAAAAATAAACGTATGTACTTGATCGATTTCTTCATATTTTCTGTCCATACCGAGATACATCAGGAAACAGGAACAGGAGTATTGCATGCTGTCGATCTTCTTATCTGTAAACCTCCCTTTAGAAGCCTTGTCCTTTACCAGGTGTTTCATGGCATATGGGAAGTCTGCATTACAGACCACATAATCGGCAGGGGCTTTCTTGCCGTCCACGATAATCCCGTCTGCCTTTCGGTTGTGAATGGATATTTCCTGGACGTCCTTGCCATAGTGAATGGTTCCTCCAAGTTCCTTAAAGAGCCTCTCCATGGCTAAGGCCATCGTATACATGCCGCCTTTTATGAACCATACTCCATATAAAAATTGAATCATCGGGATCATCGTATAGAAAGATGGACTTTTAAGAGGGGAGATGCCTATGTACAACGTTTGGAAGCTGATTAACTGCTTCAGCCGTTCATTCTTGATGAATTTCCCCATGAATTTGTCTGCCGTGTCGTAAGGTTTCATTTTCAACACTTTCTTCAACAGGGGGAAATTATAGAAATCAGATC of Falsibacillus pallidus contains these proteins:
- a CDS encoding GNAT family N-acetyltransferase, whose amino-acid sequence is MSWKVKSFTELSTHELYEILQVRTEVFVVEQECPYLEVDGKDLHAHHLYKEENGEVAAYARLLPAGVSYKEPSIGRVLVKEKYRGRGFASELVKRGLAFIHDEWGEQKVKIQAQEYLREFYGSFGFKAITETYLEDGIPHIDMILQDHTN
- a CDS encoding glycosyltransferase, with protein sequence MTASEVINLILGLLGFAIAILLFWSLPVPGFTSRNTDRLPFLSIIIPARNEEGRITPLLQSLQEQRYKSFEILVVDDDSTDNTVALAESYGARVLQNKGIGSGKSSACWLGAKEAKGDWLLFLDADTKFTSVDGLRNLLHFYQRKGARGILALQPYHTVKHLYEHLSIVFNIIVVVGMNLFTAWGSRFKAAGSFGPCLLCNRDDYFLSGGHQKIEGAIMDDLALGQAFLDQNLPVRCLGGRGTISFRMYPEGLGSLIEGWCKSFAIGSKSTHPIVMLMVILWITGSLTTASALISSIIDASAAAMIINGALYILYAVQTAWFARRVGNFKWVYFPFYPLFFLFFAGIFLYSFVRVNVFHSVKWKGRKIKV
- a CDS encoding phytoene desaturase family protein — protein: MSKKVIVVGAGVAGLASAIRLQHAGYQVELYEKGSRPGGKMNRIELDGYTFDLGPSIVMMPELYREIFELCGRDPDEYIPMEKLDPIYRAYFSDMPDKPFDISSDLIQMTKVIESISEEDTEGFFLYLNEIYKRYVIAKQHILQRPFRKRSDFYNFPLLKKVLKMKPYDTADKFMGKFIKNERLKQLISFQTLYIGISPLKSPSFYTMIPMIQFLYGVWFIKGGMYTMALAMERLFKELGGTIHYGKDVQEISIHNRKADGIIVDGKKAPADYVVCNADFPYAMKHLVKDKASKGRFTDKKIDSMQYSCSCFLMYLGMDRKYEEIDQVHTFIFNEKLNQNLEDIFDGKKLTNASFYVYIASKADPSLAPEGKDGLYILMPVSNVAAADYEWNEDTVSYYRSYILNELKKIRGFENIEDEIVTETYTTPLDFESKFNAYRGATFGLQPTLDQSNHKRPQSKSSHCENLYFTGSSTHPGAGVPIVLLSARITAQELIQDDTGNVYDYSADIKGGRGLSHF